The following are encoded in a window of Halosolutus halophilus genomic DNA:
- a CDS encoding dihydrodipicolinate synthase family protein — protein sequence MATADPGEADPLSLRGVVPPTVTAFDEEESVDYDRTAAHARFVVDRGVHAVFPLGTNGEFPLLTQQERGRVVERVVEAVDGDVPVIAGVGAPSTYQTVAHAEHAESVGADGVVVVTPFYYPLDETGAIEHYRRVANAVSVPVYVYHIPSRTGNALSHDTLTELVEIDNVVGLKDSSKDVPWLVQTIDAHPELTYLSGSDSLLYTGLAVGCSGMVSAVANVFPELVVELYEAYTGGERKRARELQGTVFSVRNALKSGGGYMAGVKTALSFRDFDAGPLRSPLRRMDETERAELRERLEALDLI from the coding sequence ATGGCAACTGCCGACCCAGGAGAAGCGGATCCGCTTTCGCTCAGGGGCGTCGTTCCGCCGACAGTGACTGCGTTCGACGAAGAGGAGTCCGTCGATTACGATCGGACGGCAGCCCACGCTCGCTTCGTCGTCGATCGGGGCGTACACGCCGTCTTTCCGCTCGGGACCAACGGCGAATTTCCCCTCCTGACCCAGCAGGAACGCGGGCGCGTCGTCGAACGTGTGGTCGAAGCGGTCGACGGCGACGTTCCCGTGATTGCCGGTGTCGGCGCACCCAGCACGTATCAGACCGTCGCACACGCCGAACACGCCGAATCCGTCGGCGCTGACGGGGTGGTCGTCGTCACACCGTTTTATTATCCGCTGGACGAAACGGGCGCAATCGAGCACTATCGGCGGGTCGCAAACGCCGTTTCCGTTCCGGTGTACGTCTACCACATCCCGAGTCGAACAGGAAACGCGCTCTCTCACGACACGCTGACCGAACTCGTGGAGATCGACAACGTGGTCGGACTGAAGGATTCGAGCAAGGACGTGCCGTGGCTGGTCCAAACCATCGACGCCCACCCCGAACTCACCTATCTCTCGGGATCGGATTCGCTGCTCTACACGGGACTCGCAGTCGGGTGTAGCGGGATGGTGAGCGCCGTTGCAAACGTCTTCCCCGAACTCGTCGTCGAACTCTACGAGGCGTACACTGGCGGGGAGCGAAAACGGGCTCGTGAACTCCAGGGAACGGTTTTCTCCGTTCGGAATGCCCTGAAATCGGGCGGTGGATACATGGCCGGGGTAAAAACCGCGCTTTCGTTCAGGGACTTCGACGCCGGGCCGCTTCGGAGCCCGCTTCGTCGC